One genomic region from Gossypium hirsutum isolate 1008001.06 chromosome D13, Gossypium_hirsutum_v2.1, whole genome shotgun sequence encodes:
- the LOC107918800 gene encoding calcium-dependent protein kinase 26: MGNTCLGSFKGNNHFQGYNTTTGANLAPSISPTANTMRRAFDHQAHFVLGRKTPNIHELYTFGRKLGQGQFGITYLCTEISTGIEYACKSISKRKLIRKEDVEDARREIQIMHHLAGHKNIVSIKGAYEDTLYVYIVMEFCSGGELFDRIIQRGHYSERKAAELTKIIVGVIEVCHSLGVMHRDLKPENFLLVNKDDDFSLKAIDFGLSAFFKPGEIFSDVVGSPYYVAPEVLLKHYGPEADIWSAGVILYILLCGLPPFWAETIQEIFAAVLKGHIDFSSYPWPLISDSAKDLIRKMLCIRPSERLTAHEVLCHPWICKNGVAPDKALDPAILSRLKQFSAMNKLKKMALRVIAESLSEEEIAGLREIFTAMDTGKSGAITFDELKAGLQRYGATLKDTEIQDLMNAADVSNSGTIDYGEFIAATIHLNKLEREEHLVAAFQYFDKDKSGYITIGELKQVCAELNVTNVLLEDIIQEVDQDNDGRIDYAEFVAMMQKGNAGVGRRPIRNSLNMSIRDVPGSQ, translated from the exons ATGGGAAATACATGCCTTGGATCTTTCAAGGGTAATAATCATTTTCAGGGCTACAATACCACCACTGGTGCCAATTTGGCTCCATCCATCAGCCCCACAGCTAACACCATGAGAAGAGCCTTTGATCACCAAGCTCATTTTGTTTTAGGCCGTAAGACCCCTAATATCCATGAGCTTTACACTTTTGGCCGCAAATTAGGACAAGGACAGTTTGGGATTACTTACTTATGTACCGAGATTTCGACCGGGATTGAATATGCTTGTAAGTCAATATCGAAAAGGAAGTTGATTCGCAAGGAGGATGTGGAGGATGCTAGGAGGGAGATTCAGATTATGCATCATTTGGCTGGTCATAAGAATATCGTGTCGATTAAAGGCGCTTATGAGGATACTTTATACGTGTATATCGTGATGGAGTTTTGCTCCGGAGGCGAACTGTTCGATAGAATTATCCAGAGAGGGCATTACAGTGAGAGGAAGGCAGCTGAGTTGACTAAGATTATTGTTGGTGTTATTGAGGTTTGCCATTCACTCGGGGTTATGCATAGAGACTTGAAGCCTGAGAATTTCTTGTTGGTTAACAAGGATGATGATTTCTCACTCAAGGCCATTGATTTTGGACTCTCGGCCTTCTTTAAACCCG GGGAAATCTTTAGTGATGTTGTTGGAAGCCCGTATTATGTCGCTCCTGAAGTACTCCTCAAACATTATGGACCTGAAGCAGACATATGGTCTGCAGGAGTTATACTCTATATATTGCTATGTGGCTTGCCACCGTTTTGGGCAG AAACAATACAAGAAATCTTCGCTGCTGTGCTAAAAGGACATATTGATTTCAGCTCTTACCCATGGCCCCTAATATCCGATAGCGCAAAGGATCTAATCCGAAAGATGTTGTGCATTCGCCCTTCAGAACGGTTGACAGCTCATGAAGTATTAT GTCATCCTTGGATTTGTAAAAATGGGGTTGCCCCAGATAAGGCACTGGATCCGGCAATACTTTCTCGCCTCAAGCAATTCTCAGCAATGAATAAATTAAAGAAGATGGCTTTACGG GTAATAGCTGAAAGCCTCTCTGAGGAGGAGATTGCTGGTTTGCGAGAAATATTTACAGCTATGGATACTGGTAAGAGCGGTGCTATCACATTTGATGAACTCAAAGCCGGTTTGCAAAGATATGGTGCCACCTTGAAAGATACAGAGATTCAGGACCTTATGAATGCA GCTGATGTGAGCAATAGCGGGACCATCGATTACGGTGAATTTATAGCTGCAACAATTCACCTTAATAAGCTAGAGCGCGAGGAACATCTCGTTGCAGCATTCCAATACTTTGATAAGGATAAAAGTGGCTATATTACGATTGGTGAGCTTAAACAAGTTTGTGCCGAGCTTAACGTGACAAATGTTTTACTCGAGGATATAATCCAAGAAGTTGATCAAGATAAC GATGGAAGAATCGACTATGCTGAATTTGTTGCCATGATGCAAAAAGGCAATGCAGGAGTTGGCAGACGACCCATAAGAAACAGTCTGAATATGAGCATAAGAGATGTGCCGGGTTCTCAATAA